Below is a window of Vicugna pacos chromosome 20, VicPac4, whole genome shotgun sequence DNA.
GGCGGCGCAAACAAGCTGCTGTGCTCATGCTCGGATCCATGCTGTGGGGGGCCAGGCGGGATAAGTCAAGTTCGTAGAACTCCTTAGGACTAAGGGCACTGCCCCCCAGGAGGATCAGCACTCGTGGTACTAGTGTCCGGGCAAAGAGACCCTCCAGGTGGCTGAGAACACTCTCCAGTTCTGCCAGGGTTTGTTGGCATTTCCTGCTGCTTGCCTCAGCAGTGGCTCGGGGTTTCTTTTTTACCATGTCCTCTGCCTGTGAGGACAAAGAATGGTGACAGAGAAGTTCTGCAAGGTAGGGGAAAGCTAATGACCTTTGAAGAGCCCTGCTGGGATGGAGCAGACTTATGGGACTTCCAGTTCAGTGAACTACCACAGCCAAGATGCTGGGTTTTATCAGTGGGTAATATAtcaaaaaggaaaacatattctctgtacaaaacaaaattctcttagaacttagaacttagaacagcaaagaagcaggagGGCATCCAGAAATAAGCAACTCAAATACTCAAGGAGTATTTTATGGTGGCACAGCAGAAGGTAAATTTTTGCTGTGCTGAGGGTGATAAGAGGAATGAGGATTATTTGGTCTAATAAAGGTGAATCTGGAGTTCATCTTCCAGTTAAACATGGCAAattgaagggagggagggaggaaggagagagaaagaggactccTAAGGGCAAAAAGAACCGGAAAATAGACAACAGTGGCCAAAGGCAACAATAAATTTTCAGAAGATAGAAAGCAGATGGAAGAGTTCAAGAGAGCTGAATACCAAGTGCTGACAGAGGAGACTCCCCGGAGAAGCAAACTGATTCACACGGCAGAAGCTGAAAGGCCCAGGAATTGTCAACTTAAGCCCCGCAGAAGAGTGAACATATGGGCACATGGAGACTGAATGAAGACCTGCATGAGGACCCTTTGATCACCTGCCAATTTCCTCCACCCAGAGAGAATGTTTTGggagttctctttctctctctttttccttcctttttctctcatttaCTAGTATTTCAGATGGGAGCACAAATAAGCTTGTGTTCAATCTGCCATGCTTAACTGGAAGACAAATTCCAGAATCACTTTTATTAGATCAAATAATCCTCTTTCCTGTTATCACTACCACTGTGTTCCCAGCCAATATCCTTAAAGTCAATCAGCTAGCTCACAGGCCTGGCCATGCACACAGAACTCTGAACCACTTAGTATTAAATATTCACCAGACACCAAATAAAAGCCTCTAATATGAAAGTGAGagaccaaaacaaataaataggaaaaggGATTtggaagaaaactgagacactgaAAGGAACACAGGAAAGCTTCAAAAATACGGTAATTAAAACCCGCAAAATTCATAGAGACAAGAAACAACagaatgcaatttttaaaaaaacatttaaaaattaaggaaaagctCTTACGACTATGACTAccgaaaagaaaaaattgatgtAAGTATTGGAATATAAATTCAAGGAAATCCTGCAGAAAGTATAACATAAAAACAAAGAGATGAGGATTTGGAGAGAAAACACACTAAAATTAAAGTATCAGTTCATGAAGTCCTAACACAACACACAATAggagtttcagaaaaagaaaacaagattacAAGTGGGAAGGATTATAAAGACTAGAGTGGGGAGAAAGTGGCCGAAGCCATGGGGCTGAAATCTCCCTTACAGCTGCTTACGCACACAGGCCCTGAAGATTCTTTAGACCCCTTTTTGCCTGCCTACCATCTAAAGTCTCCCCACCAACTTTCTCTCAAAGCCTGTACCTACCTGGGGAGAAGGTTTTCGGTAGAAGTGCTTAAGCTGTTCGTAGGGCAGAGGGAGTTGCTGGCGTTGGTACATGATATGCTTTAGAAGTTCACAAGTAAACCGACAGCAGCCTTCCTGGCTCACAGGCCCGGGAAACACCACAGGCACCATGCAGTCTCTGGGGCGACGGGGCTCCGAAGGGTTGGGAGGCTCTTGGGTGGAGACAGTCTCAAGTAGTTCTATCTGGGGGTCGTGAGTTTCCTCCGACTTCTCACACCACTCTAAATCTGGTAGGTGCACAGAGGGACAAGAGAGAAAAATTGAACAATTTGAAGGCCAAAGGCAGTCTTCTCATTCCCTTGTGGCGACATCAGCCACCACTGCAGAGATGACACCCCGGCACATGCACATTCCCTCCGCAAATTCCTATGTGGGCGCTGGCGGGAAGGTTCTGGATCCCAGTCGCCTAAGGTGATTTAAGTGACGACGGGATTTGGTGGGGGGGACGGGTGGAGGATTTCAGAGGCAGTGACTGAGTCTCTGCTCAGAAAGTAGAGGCCCTGATCTAGGAAAACGAGTTGAGAGAAAGTGTAGTCAAGCAGGGTCCAGAACTCGCCGAGAAGGCAGAGTG
It encodes the following:
- the MAD2L1BP gene encoding MAD2L1-binding protein; this encodes MASLEPEVKQSAAVPDLEWCEKSEETHDPQIELLETVSTQEPPNPSEPRRPRDCMVPVVFPGPVSQEGCCRFTCELLKHIMYQRQQLPLPYEQLKHFYRKPSPQAEDMVKKKPRATAEASSRKCQQTLAELESVLSHLEGLFARTLVPRVLILLGGSALSPKEFYELDLSRLAPHSMDPSMSTAACLRRLFRAIFMADAFSELQVPPLMGTIVMAQGHRDCGEDWFRPKLNYRVPSRGHKLTVTLSCGQPAIPSMAWEDYIWFQAPVTLKGFHE